One genomic window of Tachypleus tridentatus isolate NWPU-2018 chromosome 12, ASM421037v1, whole genome shotgun sequence includes the following:
- the LOC143235013 gene encoding CD151 antigen-like isoform X1 encodes MVEGCGKAIKYAMLMANLLILIGGIVVFSIGVWTLADKAFMESLLGSNLYVSSAAILIATGVIVIIIAFLGCMGAFKEIKCMLLTFFIILFMIFITMLVGGILGYVFRNEMDEHMHSDMLKTVKQYMNDTPVTEAWDAVQEKFECCGMLSGEDTSHQPYKIWMDMNHNFKMTGPQVPSSCCKSKALISQCQRNPSKDTTWIKGCYEELKEFVKRHAIIVGGIGIGISCVLILGMVFSCALFLLIGS; translated from the exons ATGGTTGAGGGTTGTGGAAAAGCCATCAAGTATGCCATGCTTATGGCCAATTTACTTATCTTG ATTGGCGGAATTGTGGTTTTTTCTATAGGAGTGTGGACGTTGGCAGACAAAGCATTCATGGAGAGCCTGCTAGGCAGCAACCTGTATGTTAGTTCTGCTGCCATTCTAATTGCCACTGGTGTAATAGTTATTATCATTGCTTTCCTAGGATGCATGGGAGCTTTTAAAGAAATCAAATGTATGCTTTTAACG ttcttcatcatcctttttatgatatttattacaATGCTTGTGGGTGGAATTCTGGGATACGTCTTCAGAAATGAG ATGGATGAACACATGCACAGTGATATGTTGAAGACTGTCAAACAATACATGAACGATACACCAGTAACAGAAGCTTGGGACGCGGTACAGGAAAAG TTTGAGTGCTGCGGAATGTTATCTGGTGAAGATACTTCACACCAACCGTACAAGATTTGGATGGACATGAACCACAACTTCAAGATGACAGGTCCTCAAGTCCCATCTAGCTGTTGTAAGTCAAAAGCGCTGATTTCTCAATGTCAGAGGAACCCATCGAAAGATACTACGTGGATAAAA GGATGCTATGAAGAATTAAAGGAATTTGTGAAGAGGCATGCTATTATTGTTGGTGGCATAGGTATAGGAATTTCCTGTGTTTTG aTTTTGGGAATGGTTTTTTCCTGTGCTCTCTTTCTGTTGATAGGAAGCTAA
- the LOC143235013 gene encoding CD151 antigen-like isoform X2 translates to MVEGCGKAIKYAMLMANLLILIGGIVVFSIGVWTLADKAFMESLLGSNLYVSSAAILIATGVIVIIIAFLGCMGAFKEIKCMLLTFFIILFMIFITMLVGGILGYVFRNEFECCGMLSGEDTSHQPYKIWMDMNHNFKMTGPQVPSSCCKSKALISQCQRNPSKDTTWIKGCYEELKEFVKRHAIIVGGIGIGISCVLILGMVFSCALFLLIGS, encoded by the exons ATGGTTGAGGGTTGTGGAAAAGCCATCAAGTATGCCATGCTTATGGCCAATTTACTTATCTTG ATTGGCGGAATTGTGGTTTTTTCTATAGGAGTGTGGACGTTGGCAGACAAAGCATTCATGGAGAGCCTGCTAGGCAGCAACCTGTATGTTAGTTCTGCTGCCATTCTAATTGCCACTGGTGTAATAGTTATTATCATTGCTTTCCTAGGATGCATGGGAGCTTTTAAAGAAATCAAATGTATGCTTTTAACG ttcttcatcatcctttttatgatatttattacaATGCTTGTGGGTGGAATTCTGGGATACGTCTTCAGAAATGAG TTTGAGTGCTGCGGAATGTTATCTGGTGAAGATACTTCACACCAACCGTACAAGATTTGGATGGACATGAACCACAACTTCAAGATGACAGGTCCTCAAGTCCCATCTAGCTGTTGTAAGTCAAAAGCGCTGATTTCTCAATGTCAGAGGAACCCATCGAAAGATACTACGTGGATAAAA GGATGCTATGAAGAATTAAAGGAATTTGTGAAGAGGCATGCTATTATTGTTGGTGGCATAGGTATAGGAATTTCCTGTGTTTTG aTTTTGGGAATGGTTTTTTCCTGTGCTCTCTTTCTGTTGATAGGAAGCTAA